In Odontesthes bonariensis isolate fOdoBon6 chromosome 6, fOdoBon6.hap1, whole genome shotgun sequence, one genomic interval encodes:
- the LOC142381880 gene encoding putative G-protein coupled receptor 21 yields the protein MSSPNMNSSSDANQSGSPLFCLLGAVGYPRSLDTCLLEVAIILFLTVLIIAGNLVVIFVFHCAPLLHHHTTSHFIQTMAYADLLVGVSCLVPSLSLLHYLRGLNEELTCKVFGYMVSVLKSVSMASLACISVDRYIAITRPLSYATLVTPCRLRVCIVLIWVYSALIFLPSFFGWGKPGYHGDIFQWCADSWKTNPGFSTFIVALLYAPAALTVCFTYGSIFRICRQHTREITQRHARFSTQTEGKKGERGERCEGCTDKRYAMVLFRITSVFYVLWMPYILYFLLESAGLYHHMVASFLTTWLAISNSFCNCLIYSLSNSVFRKGLGSLFSPLFPSCLDCTDAKKPPAPVSLRTDTRCQV from the coding sequence ATGTCCAGTCCAAACATGAACTCTTCCTCGGATGCGAACCAAAGCGGCTCCCCCCTGTTCTGTCTGCTGGGCGCCGTGGGTTACCCCCGCAGCCTGGACACCTGCCTGCTGGAGGTGGCCATCATCCTCTTCCTCACCGTGCTCATCATCGCCGGCAACCTGGTGGTGATCTTCGTGTTCCACTGCGCGCCGCTGCtgcaccaccacaccaccagccACTTCATCCAGACCATGGCCTACGCCGACCTGCTGGTGGGCGTCAGCTGCCTGGTGCCCTCGCTGTCCCTGCTGCACTACCTGCGCGGCCTGAACGAGGAGCTCACCTGCAAGGTGTTCGGCTACATGGTGTCCGTGCTGAAGAGCGTGTCCATGGCGTCCCTGGCGTGCATCAGCGTGGACCGCTACATCGCCATCACCCGCCCGCTGTCCTACGCCACGCTGGTGACGCCGTGCCGGCTGCGGGTGTGCATCGTGCTCATCTGGGTTTACTCCGCTCTGATTTTCCTGCCGTCCTTCTTCGGCTGGGGGAAGCCGGGTTACCACGGCGACATCTTCCAGTGGTGCGCCGACTCGTGGAAGACCAACCCGGGGTTCAGCACCTTCATCGTGGCGCTGCTCTACGCGCCGGCCGCCCTGACCGTCTGCTTCACCTACGGGAGTATTTTCCGGATCTGCCGGCAGCACACGCGGGAGATCACGCAGCGCCACGCCCGCTTCAGCACGCAGACGGAGGGCAAGAAGGGCGAGCGGGGCGAGCGCTGCGAGGGCTGCACGGACAAGCGCTACGCCATGGTGCTGTTCCGCATCACCAGCGTCTTCTACGTGCTGTGGATGCCCTACATCCTCTACTTCCTGCTGGAAAGCGCCGGACTGTATCACCACATGGTGGCGTCCTTCCTGACCACGTGGCTGGCCATAAGCAACAGCTTCTGCAACTGTCTGATCTACAGCCTGTCCAACAGCGTCTTCCGGAAAGGTCTCGGCAGCCTCTTCAGCCCGCTGTTCCCGTCCTGCCTCGACTGCACGGACGCCAAGAAGCCGCCGGCGCCCGTCAGTCTGCGGACGGACACTCGATGCCAAGTGTGA